The DNA sequence GAGGGCCTGGTCTCCTGCTGTGTCGTCACAGTCGTCACAGTCGTCACAGTCGTCACACTCACTAGAGCGCGCCGGTGAAGCGTTTCATCACCCGCGGGCGCCGAGGTCCCGCAACCGGCGCAGGACCACCGCAGGACTGTCACAGGACCCGCCGGGGCAGGGGATCCGGTGGAGGTCAGCCGTCCCGGCGGCTCCGGCGCGAGACCGCGGCGCGCAGCACCCGCCGCCCCTCCGTCGCCACCTCCAGCGCACCGCGCAGGCCGGCCGGTCCGTGCGCGGACAGCAGCTCCAGGACCGTGATCTGACGGCGCAGCTCGGCGGCGAGCAACGGCGAGACGCCGCCCGTACGGCCCGCGCGCCGGGCCTCGTCCAGGTCGGTGCCGTCGTCGGCGGTGCCGTCCAGCAGCCGGTGGACGCGCAGCGCGGCGACGGAACAGGCGTCGGCCCACTCCCGCAGGCCGGCGGCGGTCCGCCGGGCGGGGGCGGCGGCCAGCATCCGGTGCGCGAGCGTCACGGCCTCGTCCCCGCCGGCGGACGCCGCGTCCAGCGTGCCGCGCGTCTGCTCCAGCCGCTCCGCCCAGTCGTCCGGCGCGGCGCCCTCCGCGAGGCTCGCCCACAGCGGCCGGAGCACCTCGTCGTCGCCGCCGAGCAACGGCACGCACCGATCCAAACAAGCCAACCCGCTCGCGGCCAGCCCGCGTTCGTCGGCCTGTGCGATCAGTTCCACCAGGCTCATCCACGCCTCCCTCTGCGGGTCGTCACAGGCCCCCCGATGAGGCCCCACACGGTCTCATCGTTGACGGAGCCCGCACCTCCCCTTACTGCGTGCGACGGCCCGGGAGTGTCACTCGGGCACCACTCCGAGCCGGTCGAGGAAACGGAAGAAGAGATTTTCGGCCATGTGGTCGGGGTCGGCGGTCAGCACGTCCAGCAGGTCCTCGCCGGACACCGTGTGCCCGGCCTCCTCTGCCCAGAAGACGGCGCGTTCGGCGGCGTCGGCGGGCTCCAGGAAGTAGTCGTCGACGGTGAGCCCTTCGCGCTGCCCCTCGAGGTACCCGGCCATCGCGGCCCGCGCCAGGCAGGTGGCCCACGCCCCGCTCTCCGGGGACGCCGCCTCCACCGCCACGCAGTCGCTGTTCATGACGTAGCCGAACAGCGCGGGCGCGCCGGTCTCGCGGGCCAGGTCGTTCATGCTGCCGACGCCGTCCCCGCCGCCCGGGTACTCCCAGACCTGCCAGCCCCCCGGTGCCGAGGTGCGCAGGATCATGCCCCCGGCCGCGCCGGCCAGCGCGTCCAGTCCGGTGAGCGGCCGCTCCGCGCGGCCCACGACGAAATAACCCCAGTAGCCCATGTGCTGCGGTCCCCCCGGCGTTTCGGTTCGGCTCACCGGAACACCACCACAGCCGTACGGGGGTGCGCAGGCGTATGCGGCAATCCGTCCGGTCCGGGAGGCTCAGTCCAGCTTCCCGGCCAGGGTCCGGAACTCCGCCCAGGACAGCTCGGGTTCGTCCGGGTCCCACAGCTTCTGGACGGTCGCCCGCAGCGGCAGCCGGATCCCGGCCGCGACCTGCTCCTGGGTCTGGGCGCGGGGCAGGTCGCCCCAGACGGCGAAGGACCCGCCGGCGATCCGGTCGTCGTAGCGCTCGGGGACGGGGGTGGTGCCGCGCAGCACCAGCGGCGTCCACTGCTCGTAGATCCGCTCGCCCGTCGGGTAGACGAAGGTCAGGGGCTCGCCCAGCACGTAGTAGAGGAACTCGTCGTTGTAGTTGACGACCTCGCGGCCCTCGCCCAGGTACTCCGCGGGCTGCCGGGCGCCGATCTCCTTGCCGGTCCAGTAGGCGACCCGGATGTCCTCGTCGGCCCGTACGGACCCGCCCCGGAAGAAGCCGTCGTTCCAGGCGCGGGGCGTGCGGCCGTGGGCGCGGACGGTGGCGGCCCGGTCGTTGAGCCAGCCCGTGGTCAGGTCCTCCACGGTCGCGCCGGACCCGTACTTCTCCCGCGCGGCGGCGGCCAGGCCCGGGAAGGACGCCTCGGGGTCGGGCACGACCAGCGCCTGGTACTCGTCGCCGCCGAGGTGCCACTGCCCGCCGGGGAAGAGCCCGGCGTACTCGTCGAGCAGGTCGTCGACGATCTCGGCGGACTCGGCCCGGGAGATGTCGATCGCGCCGCGGACCGCGCCGCCGCTCGCGTCGCGCAGCTGGAGGTCCGGGTGGGCGGCGATGACCGCGCCGAGGTGTCCGGGCGAGTCGATCTCGGGGACGACGGTGATGTGCCGGCTCTCCGCCAGGTCGACGATCCTCTTGACCTGCGCCTTGGTCAGACGGTCCTCCGACACGATCTCCGGGTGCGAGTCGGACTCGATGCGGAAGCCCTGGTCGTCGGAGAAGTGCAGGCCGATCTCGTTGAACTTCAGGTCGCCGAGTTCGCGGATCCGGTCCTCGATCCAGTCGGCGGTGTAGTGCTTGCGCGCGATGTCCAGCATCAGGCCGCGCCGCTGCTTGGCGGGCTCGTCGCGCACCACGCCCTCGGGGGCGGTCCCGGCGCCGCGTATCGCCTGCTTGAGCGTGCGGGTGCCGTAGAAGACGCCCGCCTCGCCCGGTGCGCCGACGGTCACCCGCCCGTCCCGCACGGTCATCGTGTACGACTCGGGGTTCGCGCCGGCGTCCCGGTTCAGCTCCAGCCGCAGGTCGCCCTCGCGCCGGTCGTCCCGCTCCCCCGCGTAGGCCAGTCCCAGCTCGCCCGCTATCAGGCGGCCCTCGTCGGCCAGCGCGGGGTCGTCCACCACCACCCGGTGGCCCTCGGCGGGGCGCCAGCCCGGGCCGCGCCCGGCGGTGTGCTCCCGTACGGCGGGTATGGTGCGCGGCGCCCGCGACAGGGGGTAGGAGCGGGTGGGGCTCGGGCGCTCCCCCGGGGTCGTGCCGGCGGCCTCGTCCGGGTCGCCGGGGCGCTGCGCGGAGGACGCCGTCGTCGAGCCCGCGGCGCCGTCGTCGTCCGAGGCCGCCCAGAGGCCGAGTCCCACCCCGGACGCGGCCACCACCGCTCCGGCGGCGAGGGCCACGACCAGCGCCCGCCGCTGCCTCACCGTCCGCGCCGCCGCGCGGCGCCCGTGCTGCCTCTGCTGCCTGTGCCGACTCACTCCGCCAACGTACGACCCGTTCGGGTGAAGGGTGTCGTCGAACGG is a window from the Streptomyces capillispiralis genome containing:
- a CDS encoding beta-N-acetylhexosaminidase, translating into MVVALAAGAVVAASGVGLGLWAASDDDGAAGSTTASSAQRPGDPDEAAGTTPGERPSPTRSYPLSRAPRTIPAVREHTAGRGPGWRPAEGHRVVVDDPALADEGRLIAGELGLAYAGERDDRREGDLRLELNRDAGANPESYTMTVRDGRVTVGAPGEAGVFYGTRTLKQAIRGAGTAPEGVVRDEPAKQRRGLMLDIARKHYTADWIEDRIRELGDLKFNEIGLHFSDDQGFRIESDSHPEIVSEDRLTKAQVKRIVDLAESRHITVVPEIDSPGHLGAVIAAHPDLQLRDASGGAVRGAIDISRAESAEIVDDLLDEYAGLFPGGQWHLGGDEYQALVVPDPEASFPGLAAAAREKYGSGATVEDLTTGWLNDRAATVRAHGRTPRAWNDGFFRGGSVRADEDIRVAYWTGKEIGARQPAEYLGEGREVVNYNDEFLYYVLGEPLTFVYPTGERIYEQWTPLVLRGTTPVPERYDDRIAGGSFAVWGDLPRAQTQEQVAAGIRLPLRATVQKLWDPDEPELSWAEFRTLAGKLD